Within Vicia villosa cultivar HV-30 ecotype Madison, WI linkage group LG1, Vvil1.0, whole genome shotgun sequence, the genomic segment tatatatattccttgaAAAAAGAGTGCTTGTAGGAGTGTCGTGTATCAATTGTAATCTTTAATTTTCGATCTTTTTGTTTTTCGTGCTTCCTTCTGtctttttttattactttatcaTGTATTGTTCCTGCTGTCTTTTTCAAATACAAGTAATACTACAAATAAACTAATTTTAATGGTAAGTTTCTTGTGAGAGTATGCGTAATATTATatgtatttgtttttgtttttttaaaccttGTTTTTTGGCGGCATTTAGTACTGTTTAAGTTTAGCggcatttaatattatttaagttTGGCGGAGTTCCACATTCCCGATATTTATTCTCCTTCTAGAGATTCCAAGCAATATGCTTTCATTACTTTCTTTTACTCTATAAGTCCTTCGCAATTTGTTGTTAACTTGCCATCTCGGGCATTCTAGCCCTCGATGTCGGTTCTTCTTAAAACTAGATCTCCCGGTAGAAATTCCATGTTTTGCACGTGGCAGTTGTATTTTGTTGGACAATTACGCTCGTAAGAGCGGccttcactcttttttcttccaaaataccagtagattttattgaaaaaaaatccgAGTTTTTGTcgaaaatattaaaagttatatGAAACGTCgacttttaaaaaaatgattttttgtcgAAAATGTAAAAAGtcaagttttttgaaaaaaatcgatttttgtcGAAAATATAAAACATTgacttttttgaaaaataaccGATTTTTTGTCGGAAATACAAAAAGactatttttccaaaaaaaaattatttttgtcaaAAATATAAAACGTCGACTTTTCTGAAAAAAACCGATTTTTTGTCGAAAATCTAAAAAGCTGACTTTTTCGAGAAAAAACGTTTTTTtgtcgaaaatataaaaagtcgactttcccgaaaaaattgatttttatgtttATCGAATATATAAAAGTCGACTTTTCTGAGAAAAACCGATTTTTTAtcgataaaaaattgatttttttcgaaagtataaaaaaatcaatttttttattaaaaatcaaaaagtcaattttttaataaaaaaattatttttttatgaaaaatattttgtggGAAAGTGTGGGCCTTACTTAAAATTTAGGGGTCTTTGTTTTAAGGCCCTGCTTATTTTGGGGCtaatttacttttaaaaatttagagaatttctttatagacccccTAGTCTTCTTGGTCACCTGCGGCGAATTTCCTAGAATGCCcctttatttcggaaatacattttcgaaaacaccacttcagaaatgcatttccgaaaaatacGCGTTTTGTTGTTTAAACGAAACAGCCTTCCCCATTTCCATTTTACCCTAAAACTTCAAATTTTCTGGATTTCTCAAGCATTTGCATTTCACACTACAAAGGCTACTTGAAAACAACATTCTATTGCTCTCCAACATTCAAGACCACTTCTAAAGCACCTCAAACAACACCTCAAATCTGTAAGTTTTCAAAACTTGAAATTTAGGATTGAATTTGATATTAGGGGTGTTAGAAATTAGTAAAATATAGTATATTTAAGTTATTATATGTCATTGAGTATAGTTAGATAGGAAAAATTGCATTTTGAACCACTTAGAGCAAATGGGGAAGGTTCTGCAACAATGGTGTTTACAGGGGGATTACGGAAGTacatttccaaaaacacctccCAGACCAGTttcagaaatgtacttccgaatttAACCatgaatgttttttttaattttttaaagtatCGCTTTCTAATGGATTTCAATTTTCAGGAAAATGGCAGACAACCACGCACGACTTAGACAGGGCAGGGAGACACAAACAACGTCGTCCAGACCCGAGCGGGCGGCGCAGTTGGCATCGATGCAGGGACGGGGTAGAGTAGGAGTATCCGTCCAGATGGATGAGCCTGGTTCCTCGTCTGGATCGAGCAGTCGGCTGGCTCGAGTATCTTCTTCCCATTAGGAGGAGGTATGGGAGGAAgaggaggtgagataccaggaAGACGAGGAGATACCTGATGCTGATCCTccgcacggggaggaggaggagggctacccgggagggcctagggacacttccgtgctgatttcctaccacgagcacgtcgctcgacgtgtctgggagggagaggtattttttttaatttatccgactttattatttaaccgtttttacttagctttttatttcacattttcttcaCAGTCTAATTAAcaatctttttttgtttttgtttttgttgtaacaggaaaggGCGACgctaaaaatggtgaaccacgcgcgaaatatttttgatctgtttaaaccagaggcgcagtGGCTTAATGATGTGGTGATTGCTTCCGGGCTCGGTGGGTTGTGCATGACTGGGTATACCactatcagccacggcatgcagggggctttcgTGGAGCAGTGGCATCGGGacacgtcttctttccacttaccggttgaggAGTTGACGATCACATTACACGATGTTCATTGTCTGCTCCACTTGCCGATCAGAGGGAGACTACTGTACCCATACATGGCAGAGTTTGAGTGCAGGACGACGAGTGGGGCCCATATCCGGCTCTCCAGCTTGAAAGAGCTGTATGagaaccacctggtggcggcggccgagtcCGAGCAGGCGGAGGACGAGCTTTTTAcggagtatcaccgtgcctgcgctctgcggtgctggttcatgtttttggtaggcaatgcactctttgtggacaagagtgcaacatACGTCGACATGACTtatctccgctacttcatggacctgactaccattcaccagtggaactgggggtcagctattctggtatacctataccagaagctgaatgaagcctccaactggaggatcGGGCAGTTGAGTGGATCTGCCACACTCTTAACGGTACGTTTCCTTTTAATTGttacacatttatttatggttcatatttatttttaacatattattgTATTTGTGTTTCATGGTTGGATCATCTACTACTTCCCCCACATCCACGGCTTCGCCGTTGATTCTGCATACACCGACGACTTGCCTAGGGCCGCCCGATATATTCTCCAAAGGGAGAACAACGCAATGCTACCATATCACGTGTACCTTGACCGCATAGCCCACGATGACATCTGTTGGACGCCGTTCACCGACTACAGTGTTCTTGTCCCGTTCAATTGCATCGCGTTATACTCTGGCTGGTTAGCATGCggggccaacaccatggtgaggtatctgccTGAGCGGTGGATGAGGCAGTTTGGACGTGTGTAGCTAATACCGatgtcaccctttgaggctgctcctgacacagttatccgagtggagctcactgctATATTTGAGGACTGGGCGCATCATTTGGTCCCGTAGGAGTatgtagatgtacctacgaaaccttctgctatattttcaaatcaaatacatttcactctaaaactcaatttatataacaaaaatggaacatcaaattacAGTAAATTAAAGTAATGCAATTTAAAGACAATAGAAAATAGTACACCAAAAAATACATCGTATAAATCATCGGCCATAATGTCAAATACATAATCAAAGTAACGtacataaatgaaatcaaaatacatatataaaaaaaatcacaggCATCACTACAGTGTGTGTCGGATAACATCCTCCGCATCTCCCCTGTCTCTGGCCCCGCCTATGCGTCCACGTCCTCTACTGGCTACCACGCCTCTACTGTCAAGTGCCCCACCGGTCCTGGCATGATTTCGACGGTACAAAAATGTCCTCTCTACCACCCCCATGATACCATCTAGTACACATCTGTGGTCAAGTCGAATCGATTCAAGCTTTGGCCTGAATCGAATCAAACCTGCTTTGATTCAATTCAAAGAATAAGTTGACTCGAATCAAACACGGACAAGAAATTTTTGATTTTGGCTCTGTCCAGTTTACTCATATTATTTCCTTGAATCGGATCAATGACTTGAATCACGAGGCGAATCAAATATTGCTAGATCTAGACTTTAAGTTCTTAATCGGAATCATTCTctcatttgattcgaatcataaaaaaattgcttGACTCGAACCAAATAagtattttctctcatttttagTGCATATCTTTCAAcacataaacaaaataataaaaaatatatatatatatatatacgataTTTAATTGTATAgtttttcattcttttcattcaTTCGATAAATGAAATGAGTTTCTTAAGCATCAAGCTACATCATTAATAAAATTAGATGATAAACTCTCTTAcaattgatgtcatgacatcctggtcTGACGGATGGTGTGGTGCTTGCAAATATTTCAATGCTTAAGTAAATAGCTATCAGAGGTAACCAACTTTTCTAGAGTTAGAAACTGTgtgccttgatttttttttttaaaattattgatgTATAAATATCAATAACTTGTTTATATTAAtgcttaaatataaataaatattaccgTAAGAGATTGAACTTTAAATAAGAAGTGAcactcatttaatttaattagcacaTACCAATCAATTTAGTTACTACATCATGCACTTTGAGTATTAGTAGTGCTATAATTTTGAAGTTGTGATATTTGGTTTGAATGGTTCAAAAGTCTTATTGAAATTTATAAAATAGGTTTCTATTTAGATTTTAGCAcgtaaaaacaaatattatttcaaCGTAAAGACCGGGTTTAGAATGTAGTAAGCATGCTTGAGCAAATTGGGAGGTTCGAATAGTAGTGATCCAAGGTTTGCAAACATATGTTGCCAGGGCCGACCATGGGCccgggcaagcaggcccacagtcCAGGACCTCAAAAAATTAGGGACCTCAAGTTTGGGGGGtgtagttaaaaaaaatataataatgcaataataaaatatataaaagctAGCGTAACTGTTTATCAACGTGTGGCTTGTTAATGTCAATTCTCATTTCAatgcatttttttcttttaatataatataatacatTGCTGATTCATTCATGTATTTGTTTATGGTTATGCAGATAACTTGATCTATGACAATAAATTATGGATCATTTAGAAATAATAGAGAGGTAAAATCATCATTTTAAAAAGATATAATTTTTGtgacaattaatattttttaaatcttaataatgttttttatatatataatcaattaaaatctataataaaattttaaatcaaattttattttccatGATTATTTATTGTAAcccatataattttattttaatttattttagtgtaaattttagaaattatttatatttataattaaatatataaaatttgtatCATTTAACTCATTTGTTATCAAAGTTTTATGAAGAAATCAAATTTATTATCACTTAcgctttgatttattatttttctactCATAGAAATAAACTTCTTACCAATTAAGTAAACTTGCATATTAGGACTACAATATGATTTACGCCTACTCCTGTATTTTCTAGCCATATGATTTAATTTTCTACAATTAAAGCGagaaaaaatgtcatttttatttctttgagATGTGGATGTTACTTAGAAATTGGAGTAATTAAGAGCAAAGTTAATCACATTTTGATTTCGAATTCTTTAATAATTTGTAGATGATTACTTTTCTgcattaaaattctttttatggTTAGAAACAACCaagactattttttattttattttcaagatttttctttattttagaggagaataaaatattaattttttgattATGGATCCATTTATCTTTTTTTGCAGAAGTGTGTTAGGAAAACGATCCAGAAAACCGCAAAAAATGGCTTCGCCCGGACTCGAACCGGAGACCTTCAGTGTGTTAGACTGACGTGATAACCAACTACACCACGAAACCATTTGATATTTTGTTCGCGTTTGCATAATAAATATCCTAGTTAACTTAAGTATCCCAAAGATCAGTGCTGTGTTCGTGTTCCTTGAATAAAGTTGCGCCTTCTGTGTGGGGTTTTATTTCAAATTCCGCATTGTATTGTGGGAAGCTCAACCAAAAAATGATGCTCAGAACTCCTCCACCGAACAAGAGGCCTCGTGCCGACGCTGATACAGATGCCGTCGCCGAGGTTAACCACCAGCTCGTCATCTACGAGGATCCACCGGACTCATCTCAGGAACCCTCCGTTTCCGACCACATGCTATGCACCTATCAGTGTCGCCAAATGGTTTCTTTCCCTTTCTCCTTCTCCATCAATTTAACCTTACAATGCATGTTAATACTCTAGGTCTAATCTTACCGCTCCTAATTCCTTATTGCATAGGTCAAATCCGATTTTCTAGATGCCTTAAGTAAAGCTGAAAATCAAGTTCGTGATTATCAATCTCAACTGGAAACACTCAATGATAATTTCAAAAAAGTTGGTAGGTATATGCTTCTTTGTCCAATTACTCTTCATTTCACCACTTACTACTTCTTATGTACCTTTCTTTTTACTGTCAAATTTCACAGATACTGAGAGGAAAAAATTTATGGACCAATTCTTATACACTCAACAGGAACTCGCTGCTGCAAAAGGCCGTGAAAAAGCACTACAGGATCAACTTTTGAAAGAAGTTACTGATTCTCAAGAACGATTGAGAAAACATATACAGTTGAACAGTGAACTCCAGGTGCTGCTAATTTTGAACTGatgcattttttttaaagttcTTGACCTTACTGCTTGTGTTATGTTAATAGCTTGTTATATATTAGTTGAATTATTAgccttttcaaatttttttgttgaaaCTTGTTTTTAGGTTAAGCTCCAAAATGAGACAAACCTTCGCATGAAAGCCGAGTCTAATGCTGCTTTGGCCGAAGAGAAAGCAACATCTTTAGAAGGGAGGTTGGGCCGTCTTTCAGAGAGTATAGAGAGAGATAAAAAGAGAGTTCAGGATGATCATTCACACCTGGAAAGTGACTCAAAGTTTTCTATTTCTAGAATAACTGCAAATGTAAGTTGTCATATTTGTTGTTCATTGTTCAGACTAATGGTCATTTACATCCATGAGTCATTCTTTAAGTTGTATAATTTTCTGGCTGTAGCTTGAACAAATGGAGTGCAGAGCAAAAAATGCGGAGAGAGAAGCAGAGCTGCTAAAAGAGCAACTGGACCATCTTAAGGACCAATTCAACGAGGTTTGCATATCTAATTAGTTGCTTATTGGGGTTTAATTAagattgggctttaaacaaaatGCTTCTTCTGCAATGTTAAATTTGATTTGGTGTTAAGCTTCTTATCGTATGGAGAGTTTCCTGGTTGATTTTAATTCTAGTGTACCTGCATTATGTCACTGTCATATTCCCATTTCCAGCGGTTTTATGAACTTATGTTTGCTTTACACCATTATTCCTAGTGTTTGCACCAGAAgattgaagttgaaaagaaactAGCAACTTTTCCATCTCAAGAAGGTTCTTCCACTGAGAGTAGTGTTTTGGTTAAGCAATTGCAGCAGGAGCTTCAACACTATGTGAGTCTGCTCTGTCTTTTACCTTGAGTCTCGGGGCCACTTTTTATTTTGACTGTTGTTGTGCGAGGTTGCATGCATTGATGATTTGATGTGCAAACCAATTTCAGCTGTAACTCAAGTGGCATGATCATGCATGGAGAGGAAccagattttttattttatttttgatatgcACATTATTGTTTTATTGAATGATCTGGATGTATAAGAAGAGGGTTGGGCAGGCTTGGTTCCTGAATTATGTCTTTTTACTTTCCTAAATCCAATGGAATTTTTATGGATTGGTGCCAAAAGTTATGATTGCTTTTCTTCACATTTCAttgtctcttttttatttttttgtctcCACATGGCCTTGGTAATCTGAGTAATGTATCCAGTTAACTTTGAAATTTTAGGAATCTGAAGTAAGGGAAGCAAGAAAGCTAAAATCAAATCATGAGAGCATTGAGCTTTTGAAGGAAAAACTGCTGGAGGAAAAGAGCCGCTGTGAAAGGGCACAATCTGAGTTATCTAAATTACAGGATGTCCAGTCAAATATGAAGAAGTTAGAGGATCAAATATCATCGTGGAGATCGATGATTAAAGACATACCTGGCATCTCGTGTTTTGAGGACATGCCTGCTAAATTTGCAGCTTTACAAAAGTACGTGAATAGCGTGTTGAAGTTCTGTTTGCTTTgctattttaatatatttgagCTGTTGAAGGCACTGTCTGGATTAATAGCTCTGGAATATTCTTTTCCGGCTGGTCATTTTATTTATGAGCACTATGAGTTCATATATTTGAGAAATGTCCTACTGGCCTTGTAGTAATAATGCTATTTTTTTTTCTCAGCCAATGTTCCATCTGATGTGACACTACCTTTTCCTTTTATAGGTTTAGAAACGACGCTACTTAAACGCGTCAATAGGGAAAAACTAACTTCTGCTTTTTGCATCCGTTATGTGCATGATATCATCCATTTTTGTTGTTATATGTTTGTATCGCCTACGATCCTTTCATATTGAGATCAGTTTTCTGTCGTTTTTTGAGTTTAGCAAGAATAGAGATATCAATGCTGGTTTACATGGTCAGTAGAAGGCATGTGTTTTTAAATCTTGATATCTTCTATATATGCAGAGAGGCATTTTATAGCACACAGAAGGAGAGTGAAGGCACTAATCGCTTGAAACAACTGGAGGTGGCTTTGGATGCTGCTGAGACTGGCAAACAAAATGCCGAAACTGAGGCTGCGTTGGCCAAAGAGAAAGCGGAAGTATTAAAATCAGAGATTAAACAGATTGAATTAACGGTCAGTGTTTGTTTAGAAGTTAATTATGCAATAATAACAACTGAACACTTGACTTGTTCTTTACTTGGTTTATAATTATATCATTGATTATTCCATTGCCATTTTGAAATCTGAGATTCATTATCTGTTATACTGGATACCAAGACTAGTGTAGGACTTGCATTTAGAGGACTAGTGTAGGACTTGCATTTAGAGGACTTGCATTTAAGGTAGGAAGGAGTTTGACAGTTGCTGAATTTAAGATATATCTCGAAAAGGGTTTAGATGCTAGGAGGAGATAGCTTAAATTTCACGTCTAGAATGCACTTATGTCCTACTCCTATGAAGCACTAGCACGGAGATGACACTGACAAATCAACactgataataatttgaaaaaatgaataaattgaacGTAATCACATGTGTTTGTGTCAGAAACTGACACATGTTAGAGACTAGACACACCTTTGTTAAGAAGTGTTGGGGCTACAGGACTTACGACGTCGGCACATAATTCCAAGGAAAGACCTTGTGACGTTTTGAAATTTCTTCTCTATTGGTCTTTGTCAACTCAGAATGTAACAAGATGTATGTATATTTTCATTGCAACTCACACCAGCAAATATATGAATTACTAAAGCAAACATGTTGAGTGACACACTGATACAAGGTTTCCTTCAGCCTTGGTATTTTAGCTTCTTCTTTAAGTACACAGGCAGCATAAATTGATTGTTTACAAAGAGTTATTCGTTCTATCAGGGCACTTGATGTTATTGGAAAGTATCTTCTATTTAGGGATACTATAATCTATTCAAGAGCTATATATCTATTCTGATTTAGTATCTCCTACATAATGAGATGGGACTCAttagtaattttataatattactaTTTTAGTGTTTGTAAACCTtgtaatataattgatttttgtcGTGGTTATTCCTAAACAATTTTCCCATCTCAAGTGATGCAAACACAGCTTTTGAAACTTAAGCACTTAGATATCAGTTTATGAGTTGGCTGCTTTTGTAAAAAAACTTAAATGTGATAACTTTTCTTGATAAGCATTAGAATCTCCTATTTCCTAATTATTATATGCTTGTTGTTTTAGAGATCTAAAAAAGGGTTTTACCCTATAGACACCTTTTTTGTTGTCATTTTCCCCACTTTCTGCGGTATTGAAGCTTTAGGTTTATGAACTTTTGAAACTATGCATTATATGCTACATGCTAACATGCATGATGTTTCCCTGTTAATGATCGTACAAGACAGCCGTGCTCGACACATAAGTGTGAAAATATTACTTTGATTTAATTGAAAGTTGTGTTAATTCATTTAAACTTCTTTCCAGTTTCTAAAAATCTCAGATTATTTTGTGCAAGTGAAAGTATCACTTTGATTATGTTGTCATGCTTCTGGTGTATTTTTATGAAGTTGGCTTTTATTGGGACAGTAACAGCCTAAAATTTTGGGAAAACTATTTGAGATAACGTTAACTGTTGTTGCATGACTGTGATAGTAGTGATTGTGTAGTAGAGTTATTTTCCGGAATATGTAGTCATTTGTATGCTGTTAATTTCAGTATGTGCTTTCAATCACTTGTTTATTGTCTTGCAGCTTGCAGTTGTTACAGAGGAAAGAAACAAATTAAGAATTCTTGCCAAGTTGAAGAATGGTGAAGCTGGAGATGAATCAAGTAGTGCTAATCCTGTTCAGGTTGTATTTCCATCTGTTTGTCACATTTAACTTATCATGTAATATCTAAATGTTTCTTGCTTGTTTTTTGGCTGATCCATTTAGGAACTTGAATCATCTCTTATGAAGAAAGATGAGTATATTAAAGAGCTAGAAAGCACCTTAAACGAGCTGAGAGTGGTTAATAATCGCCAACATGAGGAAATAAAGATACTCAACGATAAATTGCACAATGAAGCAAGAAGAATAAAGTCACTGGAGAGGGAGAGTGACCGGCTCCGCTCAGAGATATCATTATTAGAGGCAAAGGTGAGTGTTGGGTAAATTTTTGCAGAAACTCAAGGATATTATGTTGCTCTTTCTTTTTATTGCATCTCATTTCATAAACTAAAGTCCTTTCTATTTCTTCATATGTGCGTCTTCAATACCTTTTTGACACATTATTTATGTTTGGTTTACTTTTTAAAAAACTCAGTTTTTATTGCATTGAAGTAGTTTGAGAAATGATATCGAGACACCTTTTTGACACATTATTTATATTTGGTTCACTTTTTTAAAAACTCAGTTTAGTCGCCTCACAAATTGATAACTCTATAAATAAGGACTAACAACCACAAACAATGTGTTTCTAGGATTCCCCTAACGGGTTTCCATAATACATTAATTAAGAATGATGTAAATATTTTACTCATTTACCAACCTAGGGTTCCATTGTTCTTAGCTAGCCGCTTCTGTtgaactttttttatttatttaccaaCAGTTCTCTTACAAGTTACAACACACAACAACACTAATACATTGTAGTCTTAGTAtggatatttttataatattaagttGCCTATATTTCTAATGTTTGTATTTTCTGTTCGTTCACCCAAGCTGACCAGTGTTTGGATTTCATTTCAGTTTGATTGTTGACGCATTGTTTTTCCTGGTATAGTTGGGTCATGGAGATTTTTCTTCCGCTAGTACGAAAGTTCTGCGGATGGTAAATACACTTACTGTAGATAACGAAGCCAAACAAACCATAGAAGCTCTGCAAAATGAACTgcagaaaacaaaagagaaattaaaagCTGTCgaagaattgaagagtcaatcaGGTAAGAAACCTTGTTACTAAAATTGATTTTAGGGT encodes:
- the LOC131625995 gene encoding mitotic spindle checkpoint protein MAD1, with product MMLRTPPPNKRPRADADTDAVAEVNHQLVIYEDPPDSSQEPSVSDHMLCTYQCRQMVKSDFLDALSKAENQVRDYQSQLETLNDNFKKVDTERKKFMDQFLYTQQELAAAKGREKALQDQLLKEVTDSQERLRKHIQLNSELQVKLQNETNLRMKAESNAALAEEKATSLEGRLGRLSESIERDKKRVQDDHSHLESDSKFSISRITANLEQMECRAKNAEREAELLKEQLDHLKDQFNECLHQKIEVEKKLATFPSQEGSSTESSVLVKQLQQELQHYESEVREARKLKSNHESIELLKEKLLEEKSRCERAQSELSKLQDVQSNMKKLEDQISSWRSMIKDIPGISCFEDMPAKFAALQKEAFYSTQKESEGTNRLKQLEVALDAAETGKQNAETEAALAKEKAEVLKSEIKQIELTLAVVTEERNKLRILAKLKNGEAGDESSSANPVQELESSLMKKDEYIKELESTLNELRVVNNRQHEEIKILNDKLHNEARRIKSLERESDRLRSEISLLEAKLGHGDFSSASTKVLRMVNTLTVDNEAKQTIEALQNELQKTKEKLKAVEELKSQSGETGKLVDSYISDKILKLKEQIATLEKREERYKTVFADRISVFRRACCEIFGYKIVMDEHQRPNGIPVTRFTLQSIYAQSDDEKLEFEYESGNTNILVNNYTSQPDVSRQVDIFIRKMNSIPAFTANITVESFNRRTLS